GGACACGTCGAGAAAGAACGGCCCGTCGCAGGCCAGGCATTCCGCAATCGCGGCGTCGAGCTCGGCCGGATCGGCTACGCGCCGCGCGCCCCATCCAAACCCTTTTGCAACCGCCACGAAATCCGGCAACGCCTCGGTGTAGCTGTGGCTGTAGCGGCCGCCGTGATTGAGTTCCTGCCACTGGCGCACCATGCCCATGTAACCGTTGTTGCACAACACCACTTTCACGGCGGTGCGATGCTGGACGGCGGTGGACAGTTCCTGCAGATTCATCAGCACGGACGCATCGCCGCTGACGCAAACGACCAGCTTGTCCGGATTTCCAACCTGGGCGCCAATCGCCGCGGGCAGACCGTAACCCATCGTGCCGGCCCCGCCCGAGGTGAGCCAGCGGTTGGGCTGCTCGAAGCGGAAATGCTGCGCAGCCCACATCTGATGCTGGCCGACGTCGGTAGACACGATCGCGTCGCATCCCGCGACGGCTTGCTGCAGCGATCGCATCAGTTGCTGTGGCACGATGCAATCGTCGCGCGTTTCGAACCCCAGAGAATCTTCGGCGCGCCATTGGTCGATCGTCTTCCACCATTCGCCCAGCCGTTCAGCTTCGAAAACGTGCTCGCCCAGTTCGGCATGCAAGGCGTCGAGCAGCTCCAGACAGTCGCCGACCATCGGCACGTCGATCTTGACGACCTTGTTGATCGAAGAGGCGTCGATGTCCAGATGGATTTTCTTAGCACTCGGACAGAATTCGCTGAGCTTGCCGGTGACCCGGTCGTCGAAGCGCGCGCCGACGCAGACGACAAGGTCGGCGTGGTGCATCGCGAGATTGGATTCCAGCGTGCCGTGCATGCCGAGCATGCCGAGAAACTGTCCGTCGGAGGCCGGAAACGCGCCCAGTCCCATCAGCGTCAACGTACACGGCGCACCCGTGCGCTGCACGAGTCGCGTGAAAGAAGCGCAGGCCTCGGGTCCTGAATTGATCAGCCCGCCGCCGCCGTAGAACACCGGGCGCCGCGCATTCTTCAGCAGTTCCACGGCGTCGCGCAGCCGGCCGCGCCGCAGCGGTTTGCGCCTGGATTCCGGTTGCTCCTCAGGCGACTCGGCCGGCGTGTTGAAGGTTGCAAGCTGAATGTCCTTGGGGAAATCGAGCAGCACCGGGCCCGGCCTTCCCTCGGTTGCGATGCTGAATGCCTTGCGCACCAGTGCCGCTACCTGATCCGCGCTGCGGATCTGCGCATTCCATTTCGTCACTGGCCGCGACAGGCCGAGCGCGTCGCATTCCTGAAACGCATCGGTGCCGATCGAGTGCGTCGCGACCTGGCCGCTGATGCAAAGCACCGGAATGGAATCGCAGATCGCATCCAGCAACCCGGTGATCGTATTGCTCACGCCGGGACCCGAGGTCACCAGCACGACGCCGGGCTTGCCGGTCGAGCGTGCATAACCTTCCGCCGCATGAACGGCGGCCTGCTCGTGGCGGACCAGGACGTGGCGGATGCGATGCTCCGCATGAAGCGCGTCGTACACCGGCAGCACGGCACCGCCGGGATAACCGAAAATCGTATCCACCCCGAGCGCGACCAACGTATCGAGCAGGGACTTCGCACCCGTGACGGCAACCCGACCCGCTCCCGTTTGTGTGGGGGTTGGCAGGGTGGACGGAAGGGCGAGATTGCTCATGGAAGCATCGTACGCGGCGGGTTCCAGAAAAGGCATCTTATTTTCTGCCAGATTGGACTACTATTAGAATAATTTACTGGAAAAGTGGTTATATAAAGAATGTCTGTCGATAAATTCGATCTGGCGATCCTGAAAGTCCTGCAGGAGGATGCCCGCGCCAGCCTGCAGGTGATCAGCGAACGCGTAGGCCTTTCTTCAACCCCCTGCTGGGCGCGCATCAAGCGCATGGAAAGCGAGGGCGTGATCCAGGGTTACACAGTGCGCGTCGATCCGCCTTCGATCGGACTTTCGGAAACCGTAATCGTGCAGGTCACGCTGGAGAGCCATACGGATGAAACGCTGTACGACTTCGGCAAGATGCTGGAGCAGATTCCGGAGGTGATGGAGGCCTACCTCGTGTCCGGCGACTATGACTACTACATCCGCATCGCCGTAAAGGACACCCGCGATTACGAGCGGCTGCTGCGCGAGCGCCTGTACCGGATTCCCGGCATACGGCACAGCAAGTCGAGCTTCGTGCTGCGCACGTTGAAGGAAAGCCTGATCCCGTTGTTGGCGGCGCCCGCCGCGGTTTCCGTCGAGGAGCCCGCCAGGGCGAGAAAAAAACGGTCGCCGAAGCGAAAATCGTAACGGCCACGGCCTGACCTTCGATACGCGCGCGTATAGTCGTCGATAAGGAAATGAACACGAATCCTTCCCGTGTCGTTGACGCCATCGGACGCGTGCATGCATTGGCGCGAGCCGATGCCCGCATCGTCAGCCTCGTTCCCAGCGTCACCGAATTGCTGTTCGAACTCGGTGTGGGCGACCGGCTCGTAGGCCGGACCGGTTTCTGCATTCATCCGAAAGACAGCATAAAGACAGTGCCGAAGGTCGGCGGCACCAAGAGCGTGGACATCGAGAGGATTCGCGAACTCGCTCCAACGCACCTGATCGTGAATATCGACGAAAACGAAAAACCGACGGTCGATCAGCTCGCGAACTTCGTTCCGAATGTGATCGTGACCCATCCGCTCGGTCCGCTCGACAATCTGCCGTTGTATCGCCTGTTGGGCGCGATCTTCGGCCGCGAGAGCAGGGCCGCGGAATTGTGTGAAGCGTTTCAAAAGGCCTACTCCGATGCGGTCGGGGCCTGTGCGGATCTGCCGCGCGAACGCGTGCTGTATCTGCTCTGGAAGTCGCCGTGGATGACGGTGTCGCGCGACACCTACGTCTCGCGAACGCTCGCCGCGGTCGGCTGGGATACGGTGGAAATCGAAAGCAGGGATCGCTATCCGAAGATCGAGCTCACCCCGGCGCTCGTGTCGCGCGTGGATCGCGTTCTGCTTTCCTCCGAACCTTACGCGTTCCGTGAACGCCACCTCGACGAAATTCGGCAAACGCTAGCGGCTGCCAACCACTATTTTGTTCCGACGGTTCTTGAGGAGGTTGAATCACCGGTTACGGTGTCGTTGATTGATGGAGAAATGACGTCCTGGTACGGCAGCCGCGCGATTGAGGGCATGCGGCACCTGCGCTGTCTTCGCCGCGACGGATGCCCCTAGATTGACTTTATCTTCCCAAAGGAACACCGAGACAACCAACAACGTCTGATTTATGCCCTCTAAAAGCTTCTCCTTCCAAGTTTCCCCTTTGAATGAAATCTTGATATCTGAAAATGGGGACCTGAGAAATAATCCAATTCCAATATCTAAAATATTTATTTAAATACAGATAGTTATGTATATATTTTAAGTGTAAGCCGAATAGGGCGCAAGATCTTGCTCAATCGAAATGTCAATGATATAGTCTAGTCTTCTATCAAGGAGAATGTCATGGCAGACGATTTTCCAAGCTATCCCCGCGCAGTTCGACCGGCGCCAAACCTGCTCGCTCACTATTTACGAATCGGGAGGAACGATCATCGCCAAGTCCTAAATTTGGCTGCGGCCGGTGACCTTGCTTGCTTTGGCGCAGTATTTGATCCGACCAGCGTTGATCGGCATAGGGAATTGTTCGACGTGATAATCAGTCGACGGCTTGATGCAATTCTCGATCCGAGAACTCAGCCGTCCGCGACACCAGGTGGGTTCAGTGAGGGAATTGGCAATTTACCTTGGGGAGTTGGGCGACCCCATTCGATTTTGGATTTTTCAGGTACGTCCGGTAGGCGAATGGTTGCGGCGCTTGGTGATTTCGTCATTGATCGGGGTTTCACTCAGGTCTTGGCTCCAACTCACCTATTGCGGTCAAGCCATGATGAGTGGTTAGAAATAGATATTGAGGCGACAAAGCGTCTTCGCGATTTCTTGGATCGAAAGAATTCTTCGCGAATCCCTATTGTTTACTCGCTTGCGCTGACCTATGCGATGTTGCGAAATCCCGACGATCGCCACCAACTTATTGATGCTCTTCACGGAATACCGGCAAACGCAATTTGGTTAAAGGTGGACGGATTTGGGTCCGATAGTACTGCAACTGCGGTGCGTTCATATATTGAAGCGGCCGCAGACTTTAGAGAGATCGGTCTGCCACTTGTTTCTGATCTCACCGGTGGTTTGGTCGGATTGTCATTGCTTGCATTTGGAGCCACCGGTGGTTTGGCGCACGGGATTACATCCGGCGAAAGGTTTGACGCTGGAGGCTGGCGGCGCGTTCGAAGCGGGAGTGCTTTTGGCTCTCAT
The window above is part of the Betaproteobacteria bacterium genome. Proteins encoded here:
- the ilvB gene encoding biosynthetic-type acetolactate synthase large subunit, producing the protein MSNLALPSTLPTPTQTGAGRVAVTGAKSLLDTLVALGVDTIFGYPGGAVLPVYDALHAEHRIRHVLVRHEQAAVHAAEGYARSTGKPGVVLVTSGPGVSNTITGLLDAICDSIPVLCISGQVATHSIGTDAFQECDALGLSRPVTKWNAQIRSADQVAALVRKAFSIATEGRPGPVLLDFPKDIQLATFNTPAESPEEQPESRRKPLRRGRLRDAVELLKNARRPVFYGGGGLINSGPEACASFTRLVQRTGAPCTLTLMGLGAFPASDGQFLGMLGMHGTLESNLAMHHADLVVCVGARFDDRVTGKLSEFCPSAKKIHLDIDASSINKVVKIDVPMVGDCLELLDALHAELGEHVFEAERLGEWWKTIDQWRAEDSLGFETRDDCIVPQQLMRSLQQAVAGCDAIVSTDVGQHQMWAAQHFRFEQPNRWLTSGGAGTMGYGLPAAIGAQVGNPDKLVVCVSGDASVLMNLQELSTAVQHRTAVKVVLCNNGYMGMVRQWQELNHGGRYSHSYTEALPDFVAVAKGFGWGARRVADPAELDAAIAECLACDGPFFLDVSVAPQANCFPMIAASSGHHEVMLNETTIYRSRTCGKFPSKTNTPPTRTAST
- a CDS encoding Lrp/AsnC family transcriptional regulator gives rise to the protein MSVDKFDLAILKVLQEDARASLQVISERVGLSSTPCWARIKRMESEGVIQGYTVRVDPPSIGLSETVIVQVTLESHTDETLYDFGKMLEQIPEVMEAYLVSGDYDYYIRIAVKDTRDYERLLRERLYRIPGIRHSKSSFVLRTLKESLIPLLAAPAAVSVEEPARARKKRSPKRKS
- a CDS encoding ABC transporter substrate-binding protein, whose amino-acid sequence is MNTNPSRVVDAIGRVHALARADARIVSLVPSVTELLFELGVGDRLVGRTGFCIHPKDSIKTVPKVGGTKSVDIERIRELAPTHLIVNIDENEKPTVDQLANFVPNVIVTHPLGPLDNLPLYRLLGAIFGRESRAAELCEAFQKAYSDAVGACADLPRERVLYLLWKSPWMTVSRDTYVSRTLAAVGWDTVEIESRDRYPKIELTPALVSRVDRVLLSSEPYAFRERHLDEIRQTLAAANHYFVPTVLEEVESPVTVSLIDGEMTSWYGSRAIEGMRHLRCLRRDGCP